A single genomic interval of Halomonas sp. GT harbors:
- the rlmF gene encoding 23S rRNA (adenine(1618)-N(6))-methyltransferase RlmF: MNTLHRSEKSRAKPVRKGLHPRNRHNQGYDFPALVKSHPALAPHVKPNAHGDLSIDFADPLAVKTLNAALLNRHYNIVDWDIPEGALCPPIPGRADYIHYIADLLGREQRSIKLLDIGTGANGIYPLLACQIYGWQCVGSDINPQSLENVATIIANNPTLKERFTLRMQHDKNHIFEGIIQAGEFFDVSVCNPPFHASLDEALKGSQLKLNNLARSRGEQQPKNQSPTLNFGGLGAELWCKGGEQLFLKKLIRESKVYSTQCRWFTSLVSKTDNVKPAKKLIRKLGAVDVREIEMKQGNKITRVLAWTFI, encoded by the coding sequence GTGAACACCCTCCATCGAAGTGAAAAAAGTCGAGCCAAGCCTGTTCGCAAAGGCCTGCACCCGAGGAACCGACACAACCAAGGCTATGACTTCCCGGCCCTCGTAAAAAGCCACCCAGCATTAGCCCCCCATGTGAAACCGAACGCGCATGGCGACCTTTCCATCGATTTCGCAGACCCATTGGCAGTAAAAACGCTTAATGCCGCGTTATTAAACCGGCACTACAACATTGTCGATTGGGATATTCCTGAGGGCGCGCTGTGCCCTCCAATCCCAGGCAGAGCCGACTATATCCATTACATAGCTGACTTGTTGGGGCGTGAACAGCGCAGTATCAAGCTGCTCGATATAGGGACTGGAGCCAATGGAATCTACCCACTACTGGCCTGCCAAATTTACGGCTGGCAGTGTGTCGGTAGTGACATTAACCCTCAGTCGCTTGAAAACGTAGCCACGATTATCGCCAACAACCCCACACTCAAAGAACGCTTCACGCTGCGCATGCAGCACGATAAAAACCACATTTTTGAAGGGATTATTCAAGCTGGCGAGTTCTTTGATGTCAGCGTATGCAATCCTCCCTTCCATGCCTCGCTTGATGAAGCACTTAAAGGTAGCCAGCTTAAACTCAATAACCTTGCTCGCAGTCGCGGTGAACAACAACCAAAAAACCAATCCCCTACTCTGAATTTTGGCGGGCTGGGGGCAGAGCTTTGGTGTAAGGGAGGCGAACAGCTGTTTCTTAAAAAGCTGATAAGAGAAAGTAAGGTGTATTCAACTCAGTGTCGCTGGTTTACCAGCCTGGTTTCAAAAACCGACAATGTTAAGCCTGCCAAGAAGTTGATTCGTAAGCTCGGTGCCGTTGATGTACGGGAAATAGAGATGAAGCAGGGAAATAAGATCACGAGAGTGTTGGCCTGGACATTCATCTGA
- the soxR gene encoding redox-sensitive transcriptional activator SoxR produces MAEVIWSVGMVAKRCGIKVSTLHYYEQQGLIHSWRNAGNQRRYKPEVLRRISVIKAAQRVGVSLEEIKQAFESLPNNRTPTVEDWQQLSKNWQQMLDGRIAYLQKLRDNLVGCIGCGCLSMTNCPLYNPDDKLAESGSGPVLLDQAEQKARTRQETNV; encoded by the coding sequence ATGGCAGAGGTTATTTGGAGTGTCGGAATGGTAGCGAAACGCTGCGGTATTAAGGTTAGTACCTTGCACTATTACGAGCAGCAAGGGCTGATCCACAGCTGGCGCAATGCGGGCAATCAGCGGCGTTATAAACCAGAAGTGCTAAGGCGAATTTCGGTAATAAAAGCAGCACAGAGAGTTGGCGTCAGTCTGGAGGAAATCAAGCAGGCCTTTGAATCATTACCGAATAACCGCACGCCAACAGTGGAAGACTGGCAGCAGCTTTCAAAAAACTGGCAGCAGATGCTTGATGGCCGAATTGCTTACCTGCAAAAACTGCGCGACAACCTAGTGGGATGCATCGGCTGTGGTTGCCTGAGCATGACTAATTGCCCACTCTATAACCCTGACGATAAGCTGGCAGAATCAGGTAGCGGCCCCGTACTTCTCGATCAGGCAGAGCAAAAAGCCAGAACCCGACAAGAAACAAACGTGTAA
- a CDS encoding VOC family protein: MYLEHVNLVVTDMDAMLDFYRAVFPHWRVRDEGHGEWYGKPRKWVHFGDDENYLALSDHGEGANRDLKGHSVGLAHFAYVVDNLDAVVARLNNAGYAIAKPGAVEPFRKNVYFVDPAGFEVEFVEYLSDIPAERNLNRDA; the protein is encoded by the coding sequence ATGTACTTAGAACACGTGAATCTGGTGGTTACTGATATGGATGCCATGCTGGATTTTTACCGGGCAGTCTTTCCACACTGGCGGGTGCGAGATGAAGGCCATGGCGAGTGGTATGGCAAACCGCGTAAATGGGTGCACTTTGGTGACGATGAAAATTACTTGGCGTTAAGCGATCACGGCGAAGGGGCGAATCGCGATTTGAAAGGTCACAGCGTTGGACTGGCCCATTTTGCATATGTGGTCGATAACCTCGATGCCGTTGTTGCTAGGCTCAATAACGCGGGCTATGCCATTGCCAAACCTGGCGCTGTAGAGCCGTTTCGGAAAAATGTCTATTTTGTCGATCCGGCGGGTTTTGAAGTGGAGTTTGTCGAGTACCTGAGTGACATCCCAGCCGAGCGAAATTTAAACCGTGATGCTTAG
- a CDS encoding GNAT family N-acetyltransferase — translation MRVETQKGILESEWHYLTQWKERVFPEEGRSKEWSPVSWHSIAYSEANDPIGHIGFDRFEVLIDAVPRFVIGIGGVVVRPEYQGQGIPALLFNEVHHQASKRLGADVFTLFCPSRLVSYYAKQGYQQHRGDVYFLQQGEKVLSTFEFMHCGELTADGEVVLQSEPW, via the coding sequence ATGAGAGTTGAAACTCAAAAAGGGATATTGGAAAGCGAGTGGCACTACTTAACTCAATGGAAAGAGAGAGTATTTCCTGAAGAGGGGCGAAGCAAAGAGTGGTCACCTGTTTCCTGGCATAGCATCGCCTACTCGGAAGCGAATGATCCTATTGGTCACATTGGTTTTGATCGTTTTGAAGTGCTAATTGATGCCGTGCCACGCTTTGTAATTGGTATTGGAGGGGTTGTTGTGCGGCCAGAATATCAAGGGCAAGGCATACCGGCTTTACTGTTTAATGAAGTGCATCATCAGGCAAGTAAGCGTTTGGGAGCTGATGTATTTACGCTTTTTTGCCCGTCTCGACTGGTTTCGTACTATGCAAAACAGGGTTATCAGCAGCATCGTGGTGACGTTTATTTCCTACAGCAAGGTGAGAAAGTACTTTCTACTTTCGAGTTCATGCATTGTGGCGAATTAACCGCGGATGGAGAGGTGGTGCTACAAAGCGAGCCCTGGTGA
- a CDS encoding NUDIX hydrolase — MEIRKSSRLIIVDEEGRLLLFLYHDEHHAPFWATVGGELKSGEGYVEAAERELYEETGLIQNVGEMIRERDDVYAVARSVPARWLEQYFLVEWPANRDVFAAEWTDEEKSTIQKWKWWSLDELLDNDPDLFKPEWLPDLLRSVLHKQRLSNESL; from the coding sequence ATGGAGATAAGAAAATCATCCAGGCTAATAATTGTCGATGAAGAGGGACGTTTGCTCCTGTTTTTATACCACGATGAGCATCATGCGCCATTTTGGGCGACCGTTGGCGGCGAGCTGAAGTCCGGTGAAGGCTATGTTGAGGCTGCTGAACGTGAGTTATATGAGGAAACAGGCTTAATACAAAACGTTGGTGAAATGATAAGAGAGCGAGATGACGTCTATGCCGTTGCGAGATCGGTGCCAGCTCGGTGGCTTGAACAGTACTTCTTAGTTGAATGGCCTGCCAATAGAGACGTATTTGCTGCAGAGTGGACCGATGAAGAAAAGAGTACGATTCAAAAGTGGAAATGGTGGAGCTTAGACGAATTGCTCGATAACGACCCTGATCTTTTCAAGCCCGAATGGCTTCCTGATTTACTTCGCTCTGTGCTGCACAAACAACGGTTATCAAACGAGTCTCTGTAG